A stretch of the Archangium violaceum genome encodes the following:
- a CDS encoding response regulator translates to MTIPLTQSLEIRANDAAEPDGSADRTRVLVVDDFDDAREMYAEYLEFVGFQVEVARNGVEAVEKAQGAPPDIILMDLSLPVMDGWEATRRLKQDQRTRNIPVMALSGHVLAGNAEQARQAGADEFVAKPCLPQDLEDRIRRMLKPSKPKGRP, encoded by the coding sequence ATGACCATTCCGCTCACGCAAAGCCTCGAAATCAGAGCGAATGATGCCGCCGAGCCGGATGGTTCGGCCGACCGCACGCGTGTGCTCGTCGTCGACGACTTCGATGACGCCCGCGAGATGTACGCGGAGTACCTCGAATTCGTTGGCTTTCAGGTGGAGGTGGCCCGCAACGGCGTCGAGGCCGTGGAGAAGGCCCAGGGCGCCCCGCCGGACATCATCTTGATGGACCTGTCCCTGCCGGTGATGGATGGGTGGGAGGCCACCCGACGGCTCAAGCAGGACCAACGCACCCGGAACATTCCAGTGATGGCGCTCAGCGGCCATGTGCTGGCCGGCAACGCCGAGCAGGCGAGGCAGGCGGGCGCGGACGAGTTCGTCGCCAAACCCTGCCTGCCGCAGGACCTGGAGGACCGCATCCGCCGGATGCTCAAACCCAGCAAGCCCAAGGGCAGGCCCTAG
- a CDS encoding bifunctional serine/threonine-protein kinase/formylglycine-generating enzyme family protein, translated as MGHPPASRSHVDGWTPPEAFDEYRLVRLIGRGATGRVYLAHDTLLDRPVAVKFVRALGAGALTRFLVEARAAARVQHPNVVTLYRVGQLENHPYLISEFVRGSSLDELPRPLPWERVLALGRDLARGLGAAHRRGVLHRDIKPGNALLTESGEVKLLDFGLAKLMDPGTPVLEVPAPREPRDGPPALPELDPEVVAGSLDGVDLPSLPHGMLVGTPYYMSPEAWAGEELTTRSDVYSLGLVLYELCAGKGPFRHVSLRELPRVMASEDARPLREAAPGVDADFAAVVDRCLRRDPEERFASAMPLLDALEQLARDEWAGAVPEGNPYRGLQAFEAEHRALFFGRRREQREVVERLRAEPFLLVAGDSGVGKSSLCLAGVLPRLAEGALEDGRRWRGVRLIPGRRPAAALAAALAPVLGAEEEGLAASLRADPTGLARRLRAHLRSEEGLVVYVDQLEELVTLAGDAEAAQAGLALGGLAEGVSGVRLLATCRSDFLTRLTAVPGLGAAVPGALYLLRALGPEEIREAVVGPARMKGVRFESESLVDALVGSAAGGGLPLLQFALAELWDARDEGTGVITQASLDGLGGVAGALAKHADEAVARLLPDQRTVARGVLLRLITAEGTRARKTDRELVGDDPRQRTVLEALVRARLLVAREGEGGTSYEVAHEALLSGWGTLARWLAEAAERREVQARLEADSAHWERVGHVRDMLWGPRQLAEASLLETAELTRRELAFLEASRRTVVRSRHLRRALWAAFVLSLALVYAGVRMHEEAERDKAVRGWLAEAATAMDEVQRERAAFAAAREEALRLYDAGRKEEGDSAWTRTVAAETALHRRLDEAGDHLEHALVLDPMRQDVRDALADFLLERALHAEQALETSELPALLQRLRLYDTSGERWRRWTAPALVTLELSVPGATLELRPVTKDVDGRESIGAPVPLGPGPWVDVEVAPGDWRLTVRAPGYEPALIPLRLARAERRRLSLPLIREGELPAGFAYVPPGRVLFGSAADASVRGFFNAVPLHAKETAGFLISQRETTYAEWLTFVESLSAAERTRRLPRTSTTYHGMLRLTRERSSWTLRFQPGGVPYTVRAGELLNYAKRDRRVSQDWMRFPVTGISFEDAEAYAAWLDRTGRVPGARLCTELEWERAARGEDGREFPHGDVLAPDDANFDLTYGKEPGGFGPDEVGSHLASRSPFGVDDMVGNAWEWTRSSLEPGRVVARGGAYYFAAASARLANRELPERTLRDITVGIRLCADLPSRTPPSRE; from the coding sequence GTGGGCCATCCGCCTGCATCCCGGTCCCATGTCGACGGGTGGACTCCACCCGAGGCATTCGACGAATACCGCCTGGTGCGCCTCATTGGCCGCGGGGCCACGGGACGCGTGTACCTGGCGCACGACACGCTGCTGGACAGGCCGGTGGCGGTGAAGTTCGTGCGCGCGCTGGGGGCCGGCGCGCTCACCCGCTTCCTCGTGGAGGCCCGGGCCGCGGCGCGCGTCCAGCACCCCAACGTCGTCACGCTCTACCGGGTGGGGCAGCTGGAGAACCACCCCTACCTCATCTCCGAGTTCGTCCGCGGCTCCTCGTTGGACGAGCTGCCCCGGCCGCTGCCGTGGGAGCGCGTGCTGGCGCTCGGCAGGGACCTGGCGCGAGGGCTGGGCGCCGCGCACCGGCGGGGCGTGCTCCACCGCGACATCAAGCCGGGCAATGCCCTGCTCACCGAGTCGGGGGAGGTGAAGCTGCTGGACTTCGGGCTGGCCAAGCTGATGGATCCGGGCACGCCCGTCCTGGAGGTGCCAGCGCCCCGGGAGCCCCGGGATGGCCCGCCCGCGTTGCCCGAGTTGGATCCAGAGGTCGTGGCGGGCTCGCTCGACGGAGTGGACCTGCCCTCGCTGCCGCACGGCATGCTGGTGGGCACGCCCTACTACATGTCCCCGGAGGCCTGGGCGGGCGAGGAGCTCACGACACGGAGCGACGTGTACTCGCTGGGGCTGGTGCTCTACGAGCTGTGCGCGGGCAAGGGACCCTTCCGGCACGTGTCCCTGCGCGAGCTCCCCCGGGTGATGGCCTCCGAGGACGCGCGGCCCCTGCGCGAGGCCGCCCCGGGCGTGGACGCGGACTTCGCGGCCGTGGTGGACCGGTGTCTGCGCCGCGACCCGGAGGAGCGCTTCGCCTCCGCGATGCCGCTGCTGGACGCGCTGGAGCAGCTGGCGCGCGACGAGTGGGCGGGCGCCGTGCCCGAGGGCAACCCCTACCGCGGGCTCCAGGCCTTCGAGGCCGAGCACCGCGCCCTCTTCTTCGGCCGGCGGCGCGAGCAGCGCGAGGTGGTGGAGCGGCTGCGCGCCGAGCCCTTCCTGCTCGTCGCCGGTGACTCCGGCGTGGGCAAGTCCTCGCTGTGTCTGGCGGGGGTATTGCCGCGGCTCGCCGAGGGGGCGCTGGAGGACGGGCGGCGCTGGCGTGGGGTGCGGCTGATCCCGGGCCGGCGCCCCGCCGCCGCGCTCGCCGCCGCGCTCGCTCCCGTGCTGGGCGCGGAAGAGGAGGGGCTCGCCGCCTCCCTGCGCGCGGACCCCACGGGACTCGCGCGCCGGCTGCGGGCCCACCTCCGCTCGGAGGAGGGGCTCGTCGTCTACGTGGATCAGCTGGAGGAGCTGGTGACGCTCGCGGGGGACGCGGAGGCCGCGCAGGCGGGGCTCGCGCTCGGGGGACTGGCCGAGGGCGTGTCCGGCGTGCGCCTGCTGGCCACGTGCCGCAGCGACTTCCTCACCCGGCTGACGGCGGTGCCGGGCCTGGGCGCTGCGGTGCCCGGGGCGCTCTACCTGCTGCGGGCGCTCGGCCCGGAGGAGATTCGCGAGGCCGTGGTGGGCCCGGCGCGGATGAAGGGCGTGCGCTTCGAGTCCGAGTCCCTGGTGGATGCGCTGGTGGGCTCGGCCGCCGGGGGCGGGTTGCCGCTGTTGCAGTTCGCGCTCGCCGAGCTGTGGGACGCGCGGGACGAGGGCACGGGCGTCATCACCCAGGCCTCGCTGGACGGACTGGGCGGAGTGGCGGGCGCGCTGGCGAAGCACGCGGACGAGGCCGTGGCCCGCCTGCTGCCGGATCAGCGGACCGTCGCGCGCGGTGTCCTGCTGCGCCTCATCACCGCGGAGGGCACCCGGGCGCGCAAGACGGACCGGGAGCTGGTGGGGGATGATCCGCGCCAACGCACGGTGCTGGAGGCCCTGGTGCGCGCGCGCCTGCTGGTGGCGCGGGAGGGGGAGGGGGGCACCTCCTATGAAGTGGCGCACGAGGCGCTGCTGAGCGGCTGGGGAACGCTGGCCCGCTGGCTGGCCGAGGCCGCCGAGCGCCGCGAGGTGCAGGCCCGGCTGGAGGCCGACTCCGCCCACTGGGAGCGCGTGGGCCATGTGCGGGACATGCTCTGGGGCCCGCGGCAACTGGCCGAGGCCTCGCTGCTCGAGACCGCCGAGCTCACCCGGCGCGAGCTGGCCTTCCTCGAGGCCTCGCGTCGCACGGTGGTGCGCAGCCGCCACCTGCGGCGGGCGCTCTGGGCGGCCTTCGTCCTCTCGCTGGCGCTCGTCTACGCGGGCGTGCGGATGCACGAGGAGGCGGAGCGGGACAAGGCGGTGCGTGGCTGGCTGGCCGAGGCCGCCACCGCGATGGACGAGGTACAGCGGGAGCGCGCCGCCTTCGCCGCGGCCCGCGAGGAGGCCCTCCGGCTCTACGACGCCGGCCGCAAGGAGGAGGGTGACTCGGCCTGGACGCGCACCGTCGCGGCGGAGACCGCGCTGCACCGCCGCCTGGACGAGGCGGGAGATCACCTGGAGCACGCGCTGGTGTTGGACCCCATGCGCCAGGATGTCCGGGACGCGCTGGCCGACTTCCTCCTCGAGCGCGCCCTGCATGCCGAGCAGGCGCTGGAGACCAGTGAGCTGCCGGCGCTGCTGCAGCGGTTGCGGCTGTACGACACGTCCGGGGAGCGCTGGCGGCGTTGGACCGCGCCCGCGCTCGTCACGCTCGAGCTCTCCGTGCCCGGCGCGACGCTGGAGCTGCGGCCCGTCACCAAGGACGTGGACGGCCGCGAGAGCATCGGCGCGCCGGTGCCGCTCGGGCCGGGGCCGTGGGTGGACGTGGAGGTGGCGCCAGGAGACTGGCGGCTGACGGTGCGGGCCCCGGGGTACGAGCCCGCGCTCATCCCGCTGCGCCTGGCCCGCGCGGAGCGCAGACGCCTGTCCCTGCCGCTGATCCGCGAGGGCGAGCTTCCCGCGGGCTTCGCCTACGTGCCGCCGGGGCGCGTGCTCTTCGGCAGCGCGGCGGATGCGAGCGTGCGCGGCTTCTTCAACGCCGTACCGCTGCACGCGAAGGAGACGGCCGGCTTCCTCATCTCCCAGCGCGAGACGACCTACGCGGAATGGTTGACCTTCGTGGAGTCGCTGTCCGCGGCGGAGCGCACTCGCCGCCTGCCGCGCACGAGCACGACCTACCACGGCATGCTCCGGCTGACGCGCGAGAGGAGCTCCTGGACCCTGCGCTTCCAGCCTGGAGGCGTGCCCTACACCGTCCGCGCCGGAGAGCTGCTGAACTACGCGAAGCGTGATCGCCGCGTCTCCCAGGACTGGATGCGCTTCCCCGTCACCGGCATCTCGTTCGAGGACGCGGAGGCCTACGCGGCGTGGTTGGACCGGACGGGCAGGGTTCCGGGCGCCCGGTTGTGCACCGAGCTGGAGTGGGAGCGGGCCGCGCGAGGTGAGGATGGGCGCGAGTTCCCCCACGGCGACGTGCTCGCCCCGGACGACGCCAACTTCGATCTCACCTACGGCAAGGAGCCAGGCGGCTTCGGCCCCGACGAGGTGGGGTCTCACCTGGCCTCCCGCAGTCCCTTCGGCGTGGACGACATGGTGGGCAACGCCTGGGAGTGGACGCGCTCGTCACTGGAGCCCGGTCGCGTGGTGGCACGGGGGGGCGCGTACTACTTCGCCGCCGCCTCGGCGCGACTGGCCAACCGCGAGCTGCCCGAGCGGACCCTGCGGGACATCACCGTGGGCATCCGCCTGTGCGCGGATCTGCCCTCCCGTACTCCGCCCTCGCGGGAGTGA
- a CDS encoding ADYC domain-containing protein, with protein MRASGWCRVVVAAVGVVACGGEAPVSQEELLGQSEAALGVSNGSNLNGSNLNGSNLNGSNLNGDELNGQGLARMLVSVNYAGARLELPDGAVWREGRFERVWLKGSVFHGRFRGRHFSGLDFEQARFKGNLGNGAQVELRVDSITPGSGENQDVWTYRVSYREPADGRWYPICRDTSGQPAGAIAVAGRWDYRQGLPGQGGAKYDDPRTFTFACEGAAIAKCIHFGYKPWASVNGVSLAAHHQACTRLIRADYCGDGTSHTVNGQWVNLYDAVGVQRDTEGWAVEAEWDTEGARCFTDHNRAHAPVSCPSTPVRQTQCGSERSFSTGTLIQSETP; from the coding sequence ATGCGAGCGAGCGGGTGGTGCCGTGTCGTCGTGGCGGCAGTGGGCGTAGTGGCATGTGGTGGCGAGGCTCCGGTGTCGCAGGAGGAGCTGCTCGGGCAGTCGGAGGCTGCTCTCGGTGTGAGCAATGGGTCGAATCTGAACGGGTCCAACCTCAATGGCTCGAATCTCAATGGCTCGAACCTCAATGGAGACGAGCTCAATGGACAGGGGCTCGCTCGGATGCTGGTGTCCGTGAACTACGCGGGCGCGAGGTTGGAGCTGCCAGACGGAGCCGTGTGGAGGGAGGGGCGGTTCGAACGGGTGTGGCTGAAGGGCTCGGTCTTCCACGGTCGCTTCCGCGGGCGTCACTTCTCCGGGCTCGACTTCGAACAGGCTCGCTTCAAGGGCAACCTGGGCAACGGTGCACAGGTGGAGCTGCGTGTGGACTCCATCACGCCGGGCTCGGGCGAGAACCAGGACGTGTGGACGTACCGCGTGTCCTATCGCGAGCCGGCGGATGGACGGTGGTACCCCATCTGCCGGGACACGAGCGGGCAGCCCGCGGGCGCCATCGCCGTGGCGGGACGCTGGGACTACCGGCAGGGGCTGCCGGGCCAGGGCGGCGCCAAGTATGACGATCCGCGCACCTTCACCTTCGCCTGCGAGGGCGCGGCCATCGCGAAGTGCATCCACTTCGGCTACAAGCCGTGGGCGAGCGTCAACGGGGTGAGTCTGGCGGCGCACCATCAGGCGTGCACGCGCCTCATCCGCGCGGACTACTGCGGCGATGGCACCTCGCACACCGTGAATGGGCAGTGGGTGAACCTCTACGACGCGGTGGGCGTGCAGCGGGACACCGAGGGCTGGGCGGTGGAGGCGGAGTGGGACACCGAGGGCGCGCGCTGCTTCACGGACCACAACCGCGCCCACGCGCCGGTGTCGTGCCCGAGCACCCCGGTGCGGCAGACGCAGTGCGGCTCGGAGCGGTCCTTCTCCACCGGCACGCTGATCCAGAGCGAGACGCCGTAG